CTCCAAACGGGAGTTCGACAGGTACCAGGAACTGTTTAAGGAAAAAGTGGTGTCTGCGGCGGAGATGGGCCAGGAGAAAATCAAATTCCTGCAGGCAGAACAAAATATTGAAAATCTTAATGTTACAATTTCCCAGTTGCAGGAGAGTATACTGGGTATAGAAAAAACGAGAAGCGGTGTGGCTATCAGCGCGCAAAAAGACCAGATCAACCTGAGCTCACAGACCGCCCAGCTGTTTGAACAATTGCGGCGGTCTGTTAAATCCTGGGAGCAGAACTACCTGTTCACCTCTTCCGTAGATGGCGTGGTAGGCTTTCAGCAGTTCCTGGGTAAAAACCAGTTTGTAAAGTCCGGTGATATACTCGTTGCCGTTATGCCGGAAGATAAAAATATGCTGATTGGCCGCCTGCAGGTACCAGCCACCAACTCCGGCAAAGTGAAGGAAGGGCAGAAGGTACTGCTGAAGCTGGACAACTATCCTTACCAGGAATTTGGCTCGGTACAGGGCAAGGTAAAAAGCATCGCTAATACCCCCGATAAAGATGGTAACTACTACGTGAACGTGATTCTCCCGGATGGCCTGAAAACCTCTTTCCACAAAACACTTGCCTTCGATAAAGAACTGAAAGGCAATGCGGAGATTGTTACACAGGACCTACGGTTGATAGAACGTTTCTTTTATCAGCTACGAAAATTACTTCGGTCCGAGTGAGCTTCTGCCGCGAAAGTAGTGCTGTTACGCTACGTGTAAGACTACTTTGCCATTCACCTGCTGCTGTAATAATTTATTAACGGCAGTGAATATACTTTTCCAGGGAAGTTCAAGGTCGATAGGTGTATTCAGGCTTCCATTTTCTACCATAGCTGCAAGACGCTCCAGCATTGGAGTACTTGGAAATAGTGGTTCTCTTCCAAGCCAGATACATTTTATGCGATGTAATGGCCATCCTGCTGAACGTATGTTTATGTTACTAAACTCACGGGCAGAGTTACCATAATTGATACAAATGCCATTACGGGACAATGCCGTTAGAGCTGTGGCCAGGGTATCACCACCTATGGAATCCCAGATTATATCATATTCACCGGCCGCTTTGGCTTCAGCTGCATCTTTAAATATACCAGATGGGTTTTGCAACAGATTGGCCAATTCGGTACGTCTGCTTACCGCAAATACTTTTGCTCCGGCATTGGCTGCCAACTGACAGGCAAAACGTCCGACTCCGCCTGCAGCACCAGTTATGAGTACGCGTAAACCTTGAATGTCTCCACTGGCATCCAGGCAGTCAAGAGCTGTGAGGCCGGCAATTGGTAAGCAGGCCGCCTGTGCGTCTGTAATGCCTTCCGGAATTTCAGCCATCAGTCCTCCGGGAGCAACAAGGTATTCAGCCCAGGACCCTTGTGCTATATAGCCGAACACTCTGGTACCTTCTTTGGGAGTACTGCCATCTTCGGCAGCTTTCACAACAATACCGGCAAAATCCCACCCTACGATATAACTTTCTGTTGTTGACAAGGCGGTACGTGTTTCACCCTGATTGACGGTGAAGGCCTTTACTTTTACCAGTGCCTGATTGGGTTTGGGAAGTGGTATGTCTGTCCTTCGGAAATCTAAACCTGCCGGGGTATGCGGGGCTGTGAAAATGGCATCCATTTGCTGCTTCAGGTAGAAATTATTTTCCATTTCATCTTAAAATTTCTCAAACTTACACAGCGGACAAAGTGAAATTGTTGATCTGAATCAACAAATAACTCCTAGATATTTATATTTCTTAATCTGCTCAATGTCTCTTTGGTCATTCCCAGAAAATTGGCAAGAATATGATGAGGTATTCGCAGAAATAATTCTGGTGAAGTAAGCATGAGACGCTTATATCGGGCCTGAGGCGTATCGTAATACGAAGCTAACAGGCGTTCCATCGAGTAGCACGCTGTTTGTTCTGCCAGGTGTCTTCCTGCTTTCTGCCATGAATATGATCTGTCAAATAGCTTAAGCATATTTTCAGCATCAATACAGATCATGGTGGTCGGTTCAACAGCAACTATATCAACTTCTCCCGGCTTCCTTAGTAAAATACTTATATAGTCTGTTACAAAATCATTCTCTGTGGCAAAATCAAAAGTACGCTCTATACCATCCAGATTTTTAACCCATCGAAAGCAGCCCTTTAAAATAAATCCAATTGTTTTGCATCTGCTTCCTGCCCTGTTAAAATATTCCTTTGTGTCAAATTGTTTGATGCATAACAATTCATTCAGCCACTCCCATTCCTGTTCTTCAAATGTCGCGAGTGTACTTAAATATGATTTCAACGGCGTATAGTCCCAAAGGTTATTGGTATTCATGGGAATGAATTTTGATTTACTTTTCAGTATACACAATATAATTCAAGATAAATTTATTATCCTTTGAGACCTTAAATACATGCCTGTTTCTCAAATTAAAAAAGCTGCCTCAAAGGTAATTTGAGGCAGCTTTTTTAATATTTAAAACAGAAGCAGCATTCTTCAGCAGCAAAATTATTTCAGGATCAGCTGTTTTACTTCTCTCTGATTTCCTGTGCGCACTTCCAGGTAATAGTTGCCGCGCTTCAGGTTGGCTGTGTTGATGGTAGTCTGACTGTTATGTGATTGTATCTTCAGTACCAGATTATTGCTGAGGTCGTACAAGGCAATCTCCTTGTTGGCATTCTGGTCCTGATTGGCATTGTCGGTGAGTAAGATATAGCTGGTAGTAGGATTGGGATAAATGCTGAAGCGTTCGGCTTTCATCATCGATTTATCAATACCGCCGCTGCATTTAACTCCCCATATAGTAAATTCTTGATACCTGGTGCCGCACGACGTTGGGTAACTTCCTCTGAAAGTGATCCATTGACTTACAGCAATATTCCCGTTTACAAAGTTGCCGGTGCTGCCGGCAAATGGATAGGTGCCAGCTATCTTTGTCCAGGTCACAGATCCCAGCGGAGTAGGAGTTAATCCCACTCTGAACTTGCCGGAACATACGTTTGCCTGGCCATAAAGTATGGGCGTTTCGGTTGATATAGATAGCCCGTCTGAGTAGTATGGGACCGGTTCCTGTACTCCTACATTCAATAGTTGTGTGGTAGCTGGGGAATAGCCGCACCCTGCGTTGTAACTTTTTACAGACACCCAAGACGAGTAGAACGTTGCGCTTACATCTGTTAATGTAATGGCGTTGCCGGTTGCAGCGGGCAGCAAAGCGGGTGAAGACGCCCCGTTAATGCGGAGATTCGCATTCTCTGCTTCCCACAGGTAGTGCGTGGCATCGGCTACAGCCCCAACCGCGAAATTGGCTGACTGGTTACAAACAGTTCCGGTGGTAGTTGTAAACTGTGGCTGTGTTGGCGGGTTCTGTTTTACAGTACAGGTATACTTTTCATACCCGGTTTCCTGCTGCATTGGCGTAACAGATACATTCCCCGGCACCGCATTACCTGACGGTTTTAACTGGATGCTGGTGGTAGTGGTGCTGAGCACAGAGGGGGCAGGCTGACCATTATATAGCCATCCTGGACCAATTTCCCATTTATAGGAAGTGATGCCGGAAATATTCAGCGGATTGTTGATAGTAAAAGTACGTGGCGCTACGTCGCCACATGCCAGTGTAATATTCAGCGGGCCAAAATCAAAATGCCTGTATTCATCTATGAAAACGGAGCGGATCAATACGCCACCGGTATCTTGCTGGGCACTGTTTACATACATGAACAGCTGACTGTAGCTTTTGCCAACCGGCACGCTTACATTAACAGCCATTTCCTGGAAATTACCGGGAATAGGCACCTGTTGTGGTGGCATGTTATCTCCTGTAGGAGTTGGGATGGTACCAAAATCGCAGTTGGTGGTGGAAGAAGCCTGTAAACCATTAGTCAGCGCCACATACAGCGCGGCAAGGTTGGTGTGTGTGTTACCAGAACCACTAAAATAGCCGGGGTTTGATGCCATTATCCTTATCCTGTAAGTGATATAAGGCTTAAAGTCGTACTTCACAAAAAAACCTTCCGATTTACTTTTATAATACCAGAGCCGCAGGTTCACCAGGTTATCCCGCATTTCAATGTCGGGAGAACCGTGGGTAGATTTGACGGTCAGGTTGGGATACAGCTGTGACCATAGTTGTGTGTGCTGCGGGCACATCGGATTAAAAACATTACACTCATAACAATCGTTGAATGGAAGCAGGACTGTTGAGAAGGGTAATTGCAACTGGGCAGAAATTGTCGATGGATTAATAACAATTGCCAGCATTGACAAGCAACACAGTAGGTAGAATTTCCTAAGCATAGGTTTTCACGGTTTATGATTGATAAAATACTTTTGTTCTGTCGGGTATATGGATTATGGTTATTTCGGTGGCAAAGTAACAAAAAATAAATTTAAAAGCGAGGTTAATTCGCTGACAATCTGCTTAACGCTTCCTGTTGCGCCGGAACGATTGACATGTCAGCCGATTTTGAGAGTCTGCAAAATCGGCTACAGTAGTGAACGTAATTTTACAGTATTTCCCTGGCATATTGTAGTATCTTTTGCAGGTGTGGTTACTGGTGCCGGTAGTGATTGTTTGCGCAGTGCATAATATATCCTGAAGTCTCCTGACAGGCAGACAGGAGAAATTCCATAGTAAAATCTTTTGTCCCGCAAATTTTTATGTAGTAACAGTATGTGATTGATTTAGTTCACATAGTTCATTAAATACAGACTGTAACTTATTGGCTATTTGCGAATGCCCTTCTTTGTTAAGGTGCGTTGCATCCTGGAAATACCTCCTTTTTTGTGGCACCAGGGTATGTGTGTCTATGTACCTTATCTTCTTATTCCGGAATTTATAGTTTTCTAAAATTTTGTTGGCAGAGCTTCTTGTTTTTTGTACGAAGTTGTCTAGTACGGGAAGAGGAGACAGAAGGATAATATTGTAATTCAACTGATCTAATATCTCCAGAAGTTGTTTTAGCTCAGCTTTTCTCACCTGCATTTTCTTTCTGGTAACGGAGCTGAAAGTATCGAAAGCTATTTTAAACCAGGACTTAACTAACAGTTTAAGATATTGTGGTTGGGATACTACTCCAGCTTTGGAAGAGGCTGTGCTATCATTGCTGGATTTCCTGGCAACTTTCTTCTTTTTTTTAAATTTCAGGGAACGGGATAGTTCCTGTTTGATACTGAAAGAGAATTCATAATTTCCCAACTGTACTAACAAGATGTCGGGAGCAAATTCATGAATATTATTGGTCGTCTCTATGAAATTTTTCAGTGTAACATGACCTTGTGTTTTTTTTTCAAATGAGACTTCCTTAGAGTTAACGGTGGAAATCATAACATCTATGAAATTATCTTTTTGATCCGATAGGCCATAGCCAACAACGTGACATCCTCCTATCGCAAGGACTTTAATATTCTTCATTATACAAGGCCTGGGTACAGCTTTGCGGTAAATGGTGGGTTAAGGATTATTTAATCAACGCTGATAAGACTGCTCAGGTGTCATTAAGTTTAATCTGTATTTGCGAAATTTTTTGCAGATAATTTAAGGCCGTTAAATTAACAGCGCTAACACTGCGATAATATATGCTGCGACCGGCAGTAGCTTTAAGAATTGAAGAAACCCTATTGTTATGGCATATCCTGCTTTATTCACCCCACACAACCTGGGTGGCGTCAGTTTAAAAAACAGGTTACTGATGGCGCCTATGACCAGGAGCCGGACATCCCAGCCCGGAGACATCCCCAATGAATTAATGGCGGAATACTATCGTCAGCGGGCGTCTGCGGGTATAATTATTACCGAGGCCACCTATGTCAGTCTGGAAGGGAAAGGATATGCCAGGACGCCTGGTATCATCACCAATGAACAAGTGGCCGGATGGAGAAAAACTGCTGACGCCGTTCACCACGAAGGGGGCGTGATTTTTTTACAGCTCTGGCATACGGGAAGAATGTCGTCTTACCTGGTAAACGGCCTGCAGCCGGTTGCGCCATCTACTATCGTCCCTTCAGAGGATAATAAAGTATATATCTATGACGGGCGGCCGGATGGACTGATCACATTTGTGCCGGTGGATACTCCCCGTGCCATGGAAGCGATGGAAATAACATGGCTTCAGCAGGCGTTTGTACAAGGCGCAATAAAGGCCATGGAAGCGGGCTTTGATGGCGTCGAAATACATGGGGCCAATGGCTATATCTTCGATCAGTTTTTGAGAAGTACGCTGAACAAACGAACAGATCAATATGGCGGCAGCATGGAAAACCGTACTAGGTTGCTGGTGGAGACAGCTAAAGGTATTGCGGATGCCATCGGTCAACAAAAGGTAGGGGTACGGTTATCTCCCTACGTAGTTTATAAAGACACCGAAGACCCGGAAATACTGGAAACCACACTGCTGGTAGCAGAACAGCTAAACAAACTAAACATCGCCTACGTTCATCTTGCAGAAGCCGACTGGCCGGACGGAACGGAATTGTCAGACGGGTTCAGAAAAGATCTACGGAAGGCCTTTAAGAATACGATCATTGCCACCGGTAATAAAACGGCTGAAAAAGCAGTGGCGCTCATTGAAAGCAGACACGCAGACCTCGTGGGCTTTGGACGTTATTTTGTTTCTAATCCTGACCTTCCGGAAAGGCTTCAGCGTGGAGCCGGCTTGAATGAAATAGTGGACAGCCGCCGGCTATATGGCGGAGGTGACCATGTCGGATACACTGACTATCCTGCTATGGAAGGGGGATAGGAATGAATTGATCAGGGATGGACAGGCCCATATTGTCCCGCAATATGGGCCTGTGATATGAAATACACGTGTTTTATCATAACGGCAGGTCGTATCCGCGCAGCTGGCCGTCACCGGTTGTTAGCAGCAACTTGTTATGCACCATCATCACGTTGATGATATTGCTACTGTAGTCATAGATGTAATCGGGGTTGGCAGTGGGATTGCCATCCAGGTCATATGCTGTGAATTCGATGCCTTCCGGCATTACCTCGGCTTTACAGCGTAAATTTTTTCTGTCCAGTAATAACAATCTTCCAAACTGGGAGATGACCAGGATGTTGTGGTCATCCACAAAAAACACCGTGTAGTTGATATTGTCCGGTTCAGCGGCGGGGAAGTCCTTGCTGCCGTCGAAAATAGCCGGCTGGTCCTGTTCCGCTACTTTGGTCATGGCAGGGAAGGCGTATATTTCCAGCGGTTCATCATAATGCGGGGCCATGACAAACTCTT
This window of the Chitinophaga varians genome carries:
- a CDS encoding HlyD family secretion protein, with the protein product METKKDILDTVQLHSEGVQDILTLPPHWMIRWGNTVIMVILLLILLMSYVIKYPEFVPSKVIISSSNPPEKLEARTNSKVEEIFVEDHQKVKKNQLLLVLQSTADYRDVIRLRNIMDSLDCKALPHFPLAEVARFKLGEVQADYNAFAKALTDEQLYARLQPYSPDFAAAERGLTESRNRIRTLQQQKELEQKKYEVSKREFDRYQELFKEKVVSAAEMGQEKIKFLQAEQNIENLNVTISQLQESILGIEKTRSGVAISAQKDQINLSSQTAQLFEQLRRSVKSWEQNYLFTSSVDGVVGFQQFLGKNQFVKSGDILVAVMPEDKNMLIGRLQVPATNSGKVKEGQKVLLKLDNYPYQEFGSVQGKVKSIANTPDKDGNYYVNVILPDGLKTSFHKTLAFDKELKGNAEIVTQDLRLIERFFYQLRKLLRSE
- a CDS encoding zinc-binding dehydrogenase, giving the protein MENNFYLKQQMDAIFTAPHTPAGLDFRRTDIPLPKPNQALVKVKAFTVNQGETRTALSTTESYIVGWDFAGIVVKAAEDGSTPKEGTRVFGYIAQGSWAEYLVAPGGLMAEIPEGITDAQAACLPIAGLTALDCLDASGDIQGLRVLITGAAGGVGRFACQLAANAGAKVFAVSRRTELANLLQNPSGIFKDAAEAKAAGEYDIIWDSIGGDTLATALTALSRNGICINYGNSAREFSNINIRSAGWPLHRIKCIWLGREPLFPSTPMLERLAAMVENGSLNTPIDLELPWKSIFTAVNKLLQQQVNGKVVLHVA
- a CDS encoding Crp/Fnr family transcriptional regulator — its product is MNTNNLWDYTPLKSYLSTLATFEEQEWEWLNELLCIKQFDTKEYFNRAGSRCKTIGFILKGCFRWVKNLDGIERTFDFATENDFVTDYISILLRKPGEVDIVAVEPTTMICIDAENMLKLFDRSYSWQKAGRHLAEQTACYSMERLLASYYDTPQARYKRLMLTSPELFLRIPHHILANFLGMTKETLSRLRNINI
- a CDS encoding T9SS type A sorting domain-containing protein — translated: MCPQHTQLWSQLYPNLTVKSTHGSPDIEMRDNLVNLRLWYYKSKSEGFFVKYDFKPYITYRIRIMASNPGYFSGSGNTHTNLAALYVALTNGLQASSTTNCDFGTIPTPTGDNMPPQQVPIPGNFQEMAVNVSVPVGKSYSQLFMYVNSAQQDTGGVLIRSVFIDEYRHFDFGPLNITLACGDVAPRTFTINNPLNISGITSYKWEIGPGWLYNGQPAPSVLSTTTTSIQLKPSGNAVPGNVSVTPMQQETGYEKYTCTVKQNPPTQPQFTTTTGTVCNQSANFAVGAVADATHYLWEAENANLRINGASSPALLPAATGNAITLTDVSATFYSSWVSVKSYNAGCGYSPATTQLLNVGVQEPVPYYSDGLSISTETPILYGQANVCSGKFRVGLTPTPLGSVTWTKIAGTYPFAGSTGNFVNGNIAVSQWITFRGSYPTSCGTRYQEFTIWGVKCSGGIDKSMMKAERFSIYPNPTTSYILLTDNANQDQNANKEIALYDLSNNLVLKIQSHNSQTTINTANLKRGNYYLEVRTGNQREVKQLILK
- a CDS encoding SGNH/GDSL hydrolase family protein, whose amino-acid sequence is MKNIKVLAIGGCHVVGYGLSDQKDNFIDVMISTVNSKEVSFEKKTQGHVTLKNFIETTNNIHEFAPDILLVQLGNYEFSFSIKQELSRSLKFKKKKKVARKSSNDSTASSKAGVVSQPQYLKLLVKSWFKIAFDTFSSVTRKKMQVRKAELKQLLEILDQLNYNIILLSPLPVLDNFVQKTRSSANKILENYKFRNKKIRYIDTHTLVPQKRRYFQDATHLNKEGHSQIANKLQSVFNELCELNQSHTVTT
- a CDS encoding alkene reductase, giving the protein MAYPALFTPHNLGGVSLKNRLLMAPMTRSRTSQPGDIPNELMAEYYRQRASAGIIITEATYVSLEGKGYARTPGIITNEQVAGWRKTADAVHHEGGVIFLQLWHTGRMSSYLVNGLQPVAPSTIVPSEDNKVYIYDGRPDGLITFVPVDTPRAMEAMEITWLQQAFVQGAIKAMEAGFDGVEIHGANGYIFDQFLRSTLNKRTDQYGGSMENRTRLLVETAKGIADAIGQQKVGVRLSPYVVYKDTEDPEILETTLLVAEQLNKLNIAYVHLAEADWPDGTELSDGFRKDLRKAFKNTIIATGNKTAEKAVALIESRHADLVGFGRYFVSNPDLPERLQRGAGLNEIVDSRRLYGGGDHVGYTDYPAMEGG